Proteins from a genomic interval of Dendropsophus ebraccatus isolate aDenEbr1 chromosome 6, aDenEbr1.pat, whole genome shotgun sequence:
- the TTK gene encoding dual specificity protein kinase TTK, whose protein sequence is MEDEDISERKLKIASILDRVKSFKTKYGNEDNWTDELTFTKSSADTTEHSGIFNHLLTPKTPEEWLASLLKLERTGLPQSDRILLNKLIDTYTQAVEALSAEKYSHNESYAKILVRFAELKAILDPDEARDQFQLARLNCKNFSFVHTAFAQFEWSEGNFQKSKQILQKGRDSRAVPAEMIELAMKNLQLKKPQLISEEDKENLSLSSSHINGENVQSSVLGRPLRIRNDSSEELSTNMVLSFGQKFSSPEECDEIARKPLVNVPNKTFQFGRVPVQSLTPPESGAGNHDRSIASVKRQPLNSMRLPVAPSLSKPKYTGDDHPLPGNKMSTTISPNVSPTNPMQFTEDSLEMKTPSSVIIRRADPSSHVRRDEDINMDDTDSTTAPYKPQDVNRTSEPCPQIESNVRLKHPDPPKPSNVEAKWRWKVPEVPSDLFQAEGRRMSFEPSAYPAPKRVSPSGPPPKCDPPLVCATPAKPQEDYMNCFRTPVVKSSLGPLSLMSTPCDNRSSCPPLTPANSLLQPFQIATPVPSSECIVVKGRVYAVLKQIGTGGSSKVFQVMDDKKHLYAIKYVNLEEADRQTIESYQNEISHLNKLQQHSDKIIRLYDYEITKEHIYMVMECGNIDLNSWLRKKRTINPWERKSYWKNMLEAVHTIHQHGIVHSDLKPANFLIVDGMLKLIDFGIANQIQPDVTSIVKDSQVGTINYMPPEAIKDTTSFGDNGRPRSKISPKGDVWSLGCILYCMTYGKTPFQHITNQITKLHAILDPTYEIKIPDIPETDLQDVLRKCLVRNPKERISIAELLAHPYVQIQPHTRTEEQVQKGTTEEMKRILGQLIGLNSPNSICRAAKSLYDQCSSGKSLDLTTISKQTMK, encoded by the exons ATGGAAGATGAAGATATAAGTGAACGGAAATTGAAGATTGCCTCCATTTTGGATAGAGTTAAGAGTTTTAAGACAAAGTATGGGAATGAAGATAACTGGACAGATGAGCTAACATTCACCAAATCTTCTGCCGACACTACAG AGCACTCGGGCATCTTCAATCATCTGTTAACCCCAAAGACCCCAGAAGAATGGCTGGCTTCACTATTAAAGCTGGAGAGGACAGGATTGCCACAGAGCGATAGGATTCTGCTCAATAAACTGATTGATACTTACACCCAGGCTGTTGAGGCGCTTTCTGCAGAGAAGTACAGCCATAATGAGAGCTATGCCAAAATCTTGGTCCGATTCGCAGAGTTGAAAGC CATACTGGACCCAGATGAGGCACGGGACCAATTCCAGTTGGCAAGATTGAACTGCAAAAACTTTTCTTTTGTTCACACTGCTTTTGCCCAGTTTGAGTGGTCTGAAG GAAACTTTCAAAAGAGTAAGCAGATACTCCAGAAAGGAAGGGATAGTAGAGCCGTTCCAGCTGAAATGATCGAGCTGGCTATGAAGAACCTGCAGTTGAAGAAACCTCAGCTCATCTCTGAAGAAGATAAAGAGAACTTGTCCt TGTCTTCAAGCCACATAAATGGAGAAAATGTTCAAAGTTCTGTGCTTGGACGACCCCTGAGGATACGCAATGACAGCTCTGAGGAGCTCTCCACCAACATGGTCCTTTCATTTGG GCAGAAATTCAGCTCGCCTGAAGAATGTGATGAAATTGCAAGGAAGCCTCTAGTGAATGTACCCAACAAG ACGTTTCAGTTTGGGCGAGTCCCTGTACAGTCCTTAACCCCTCCAGAATCTGGTGCCGGCAATCATGACCGTTCCATCGCAAGTGTTAAAAG ACAACCACTTAATTCGATGCGTCTGCCAGTCGCACCTTCTCTGTCAAAACCCAAGTACACTGGCGATGACCATCCTCTTCCTGGGAATAAG ATGTCCACCACTATTAGCCCCAATGTCAGCCCCACTAATCCAATGCAGTTTACAGAAGACAGTTTAGAAATGAAGACTCCTTCTTCAGTGATAATCAGAAGAGCTGATCCAAGCAGCCATGTCCGAAGAGATGAGG ACATAAATATGGATGACACAGACTCTACCACAGCTCCATATAAACCTCAGGACGTTAACAGAACCTCTGAACCCTGCCCTCAAATTGAGAGCAATGTCCGCCTTAAGCATCCTGATCCGCCAAAACCCTCCAATGTGGAAGCAAAATGGAGATGGAAAGTTCCTGAAGTACCTAGTGACCTTTTCCAAGCAGAG GGAAGGCGGATGAGTTTTGAGCCAAGCGCTTATCCTGCGCCCAAAAGAGTATCTCCATCAGGGCCGCCTCCGAAGTGTGATCCTCCCTTAGTTTGTGCTACTCCTGCCAAACCGCAGGAGGATTATATGAACTG TTTTAGAACTCCTGTAGTGAAAAGTTCTTTAGGACCCTTGTCGCTGATGTCTACTCCGTGTGACAACCGCTCGAGCTGTCCTCCTCTTACCCCAGCTAATTCCCTTCTACAACCTTTTCAG ATTGCTACACCTGTTCCATCAAGTGAATGCATTGTAGTTAAAGGACGAGTGTATGCAGTTCTGAAACAGATTGGTACCGGTGGATCTAGCAAG GTGTTTCAGGTTATGGATGATAAGAAGCACTTATATGCAATAAAGTATGTGAACCTGGAAGAAGCTGATAGACAGACAATTGAGAGCTACCAGAATGAGATCTCTCACTTAAATAAACTTCAGCAGCACAGTGATAAAATAATCCGTCTGTATGACTA tgAAATAACCAAAGAACACATCTACATGGTGATGGAGTGTGGAAATATTGACCTTAATAGTTGGCTCAGAAAGAAGAGGACTATTAATCCATGGGAAAGAAAAAGTTATTGGAAGAACATGTTAGAAGCTGTTCATACAATACACCAACATG GTATTGTTCACAGTGATCTGAAACCAGCAAACTTTCTGATTGTTGATGGGATGCTAAAGTTGATAGACTTCGGCATTGCAAACCAAATCCAGCCTGATGTAACAAGCATTGTGAAAGACTCTCAG GTGGGCACCATTAATTATATGCCTCCCGAGGCCATCAAAGATACAACATCTTTTGGAGATAACGGAAGGCCTAGATCAAAG ATAAGTCCAAAAGGAGATGTGTGGTCCCTGGGATGTATACTTTACTGCATGACGTATGGAAAGACGCCCTTCCAGCATATAACTAACCAGATCACAAAGCTACATGCAATCCTGGACCCCACTTATGAAATAAAGATACCGGATATACCAGAGACGGATCTTCAAGATGTGCTCAGA